Proteins from a genomic interval of Anabrus simplex isolate iqAnaSimp1 chromosome 13, ASM4041472v1, whole genome shotgun sequence:
- the LOC136885060 gene encoding larval cuticle protein A3A-like yields MAYKIVVFAALVAVAKAGILGAPAVYAPGAPLAARAYAAPAYAAAPVAYAAAPAVAKYAVDTDYDPNPSYNYAYDIQDALTGDSKGQQESRQGDVVQGSYSLVEPDGTRRTVEYTADPVNGFNAVVHREPAVVAKAVVAAPAVAKVAAPLAYAAPAYGYGKALIG; encoded by the exons ATGGCTTACAAG ATTGTTGTCTTCGCCGCCCTCGTGGCCGTCGCTAAGGCTGGCATCCTCGGCGCCCCCGCTGTCTACGCCCCCGGCGCCCCTCTGGCCGCCCGTGCCTATGCCGCTCCTGCTTACGCTGCCGCCCCTGTTGCCTACGCTGCTGCCCCCGCCGTAGCTAAGTACGCCGTCGACACCGACTACGACCCCAACCCAAGCTACAACTACGCCTACGACATCCAGGATGCTCTCACCGGAGACTCCAAGGGACAGCAGGAGAGCCGTCAAGGAGATGTTGTCCAGGGTAGCTACAGCCTGGTCGAGCCTGACGGCACCCGTCGTACTGTTGAGTACACCGCTGACCCCGTCAACGGATTCAACGCCGTCGTCCACCGTGAGCCCGCTGTTGTTGCTAAGGCCGTTGTTGCTGCTCCCGCTGTCGCTAAGGTCGCTGCCCCCCTCGCCTACGCCGCTCCCGCTTACGGATACGGCAAGGCCCTCATCGGTTAA